The following proteins are encoded in a genomic region of Arachis stenosperma cultivar V10309 chromosome 4, arast.V10309.gnm1.PFL2, whole genome shotgun sequence:
- the LOC130973435 gene encoding uncharacterized protein LOC130973435 → MESDENQSNKVVSKISMKGVQNNTYVIRCLKKKLLVLDINGLLADIVSPPPEGLKPDTIIARRAIFKRPFYLEFLNFCFEKFEVAVWSSRTKENTDMVIDYLMGSMKHKLLFCWDASHCTKTTFKTVENKHKPVVFKDMRKIWEKHDPSLPWEKGYYNESNTLLLDDSPYKALLNPPQNSVFPHTFSFQDRSDNSLGDGGDVRKYLDGLANAESMNKYVEEHPFGQQPITKTSPSWNYYHNVVATLSTSQHGK, encoded by the exons ATGGAGTCTGATGAAAACCAAAGTAACAAAGTAGTTTCTAAGATATCAATGAAAGGTGTTCAGAATAATACTTATGTTATTAGATGCTTGAAGAAAAAGCTTCTTGTTCTTGACATCAATGGCCTCCTTGCTGACATAGTGTCTCCTCCTCCAGAGGGTCTCAAACCTGATACAATCATAGCACGCCGCgcaa TATTCAAGAGGCCCTTTTATTTGGAGTTTCTGAACTTTTGCTTCGAGAAATTTGAAGTGGCTGTCTGGTCTTCAAGAACTAA GGAAAATACAGATATGGTCATCGATTACTTGATGGGAAGTATGAAACACAAGTTGCTCTTTTGTTGG GATGCTTCTCATTGTACTAAAACAACTTTCAAGACTGTTGAAAACAAGCACAAGCCAGTGGTTTTTAAGGACATGAGGAAAATTTGGGAGAAGCATGATCCAAGTCTTCCATGGGAGAAAGGATACTATAATGAATCAAATACATTGTTGTTGGATGATTCTCCATACAAAGCATTACTTAATCCT CCACAGAACTCAGTCTTTCCGCATACATTCAGCTTTCAGGATCGGAGTGACAATTCACTAG GTGATGGAGGTGATGTGCGAAAATATCTGGATGGATTGGCGAATGCTGAAAGTATGAACAAGTATGTTGAAGAACACCCATTTGGTCAACAACCTATCACTAAAACAAGCCCTTCCTGGAACTATTACCACAACGTTGTTGCTACTCTTTCTACCTCTCAACATGGAAAGTGA
- the LOC130973427 gene encoding protein SPIRAL1-like 1, whose product MGRGVSAGGGQSSLGYLFGSGETAAASNIQRASSHGQPANGGHTPSNVHAASPPTEKQIPAGIPGTLTNNYHRAEGQNCGNFLTDRPSTKVHAAPGGGSSLGYLFGGPPPSGN is encoded by the exons ATGGGTCGCGGGGTCAGTGCCGGTGGTGGTCAAAGCTCTTTAGGCTATCTCTTTGGCAGTGGAGAAACCGCGGCTGCCAGCAATATCCAAAGAGCAAGCAGTCATGGTCAGCCTGCAAATGGTGGACATACTCCTTCGAATGTGCATGCTGCATCACCACCAACCGAGAAGCAAATTCCGGCGGGAATTCCAGGGACTCTTACCAACAATTACCACCGTGCTGAAGGACAGAACTGCGGCAATTTTCTCACA GATCGACCATCTACAAAGGTTCATGCTGCCCCAGGTGGTGGATCTTCCTTGGGTTACCTCTTTGGTGGTCCTCCTCCTAGTGGGAACTAA
- the LOC130976386 gene encoding putative methylesterase 11, chloroplastic, which yields MGNLCALLKQKPLSSTNNSKKLRSSNAAASSNRWSRTRSSRKDKFDDASIREQAIAAAILFKQHQQQLQNGAAAFDRSTSLRYPNGSSKKNALPRSSSSRARSLTDPLLQPHQLVNQGIKVDDLETNHFVLVHGGGFGAWCWYKTIALLEEAGYKVSAIDLTGSGVHSFDTNNIKSLSQYVKPLTDFVEKLPEGEKVILVGHDFGGACISYAMELFPHKVSKAVFIAAAMLTSGQSTLDIISQKEGSDDLMQQAQIFLYANGNDHPPTAFDLDKSLLRDLLFNQSPAKDVALASVSMRPTPFAPVLEKLSLSDLKYGIVRRFYIETLEDNAITITLQEAMINASPPEKVFRLKGADHSPFFSKPQALHKLLVEISKIL from the exons ATGGGGAACCTTTGTGCTCTCCTCAAACAAAAACCTTTATCATCCACAAACAACTCCAAGAAGCTTCGTTCTTCAAACGCTGCTGCTTCAAGCAACCGCTGGTCAAGGACGCGTTCCTCCCGCAAAGACAAGTTTGATGATGCTTCCATTCGAGAACAAGCCATAGCTGCTGCAATACTCTTCAAGCAGCACCAGCAGCAGCTACAAAATGGTGCTGCCGCTTTTGATCGTTCTACCTCTCTAAGGTACCCCAATGGCTCTTCAAAGAAGAATGCTTTACCTAGAAGCTCTAGCTCCAGAGCCAGGTCCCTCACTGACCCTTTGCTTCAGCCTCACCAGCTTGTTAATCAG GGTATAAAGGTTGATGATCTCGAGACGAATCATTTTGTTCTTGTTCATGGAGGTGGTTTTGGTGCCTGGTGTTGGTACAAAACTATAGCACTTCTAGAAGAAGCTGGTTATAAAGTATCCGCCATAGATTTAACCGGTTCTGGAGTTCATTCATTTGATACAAACAACATAAAGAGTCTCTCACAATATGTGAAGCCACTTACTGACTTTGTTGAAAAACTTCCTGAAGGAGAAAAG GTAATCTTGGTTGGACATGATTTTGGCGGGGCATGTATATCGTATGCGATGGAGCTGTTTCCTCATAAGGTTTCCAAGGCTGTGTTTATTGCTGCGGCAATGCTAACAAGCGGACAAAGTACTCTGGATATCATTTCTCAAAAG GAAGGTTCAGATGATCTTATGCAACAAGCACAAATTTTTCTCTATGCAAATGGGAATGATCATCCTCCCACTGCTTTTGATCTTGACAAGTCGTTGTTGAGGGATTTGTTATTCAATCAAAGTCCTGCCAAA GATGTTGCATTAGCATCTGTTTCGATGAGGCCAACTCCATTTGCACCGGTTTTAGAGAAACTTTCCCTTTCCGACCTCAAATATGGTATCGTACGGCGATTCTACATAGAAACTCTTGAAGACAATGCCATAACCATCACTCTCCAGGAAGCCATGATAAATGCAAGCCCTCCAGAAAAGGTTTTTCGTTTGAAAGGTGCGGATCATTCTCCCTTTTTCTCGAAGCCTCAAGCCCTGCACAAGTTACTTGTAGAAATCTCAAAGATCCTTTGA